The DNA sequence CCGGAAGAACAGCCTTTAAAAACTGCAGAGGTATTATCTGCTTACCTTCATACTCTACAGGCTCAATGGAAGTCATTCCGACATTTTCCAGTACACGCAGATGATTCAGGTAATTATCCGAGAAAGTCATCCAGAATCTTATTTTCTTAATTCCTTTTATATTGACCGCCAGAGATTCTAGTTCTTCGTGATATAAAAGATATATATTCTTTGGTCCAATCTCCGGAAGGTCATACACTTTTTTAACAGAGAGAGGCTCAGTTTCTATCCAATTGCCATTTTCATAGTATCTGCCCTTTGCTGTTATTTCACGGATATTGATTTCAGGGTTAAAATTAGTTGCGAAGGGATATCCGTGATCGCCGGCGTTTGCATCAACAATATCAATAGTGTGTATTTCATCAAAGTAGTGTTTCTGTGCATATGCACAAAAAACACCGGTTACACCAGGGTCAAAGCCGCTGCCAAGCAGTGCCGTTATACCTGCCTTTTCAAACTTTTCCCTGTATGCCCACTGCCATTTGTACTCAAATTTAGGCGTATCGGGCGGTTCATAATTGGCTGTATCGACATAATGAACACCTGTTGCAAGGCAGGCATCCATAATTGACAGGTCCTGATATGGAAGAGCAACATTAATTACAATATCCGGTTTGAAACTCCTAATCAGTTCAATAACCATATCAGTATTATCAGCATCAAGCTGAGCAGTGTGAATTTTTGTACGGCCTTCGGCCAATTTATTTTTCATAGCTTCGCATTTTTCTACAGTTCTGCTTGCTATACAGATTTCTTCAAAAACTTCTGGATTCTGGCAGCATTTATGAACGACAACATTGGCTACACCACCAGCACCAATAATCAAAGCTTTTCCCATATCAATTACCTCCAATTCCTTTAACTGTTTCACCAAGGATGATTATACATAAAGTAAATCAAATAATCAAGAAAATTGTCAAAAATTAAGCCTGTTTTTGAAAGAGGTCCGGTTTTCTTGATGATATCTCACAAAATCGTCAAATAGCTCCGTATTTCACCCACATACTACTGTTAATTTTTAGTATGCTGGAATGGTTATTTTATTATACTTACTATCAATAT is a window from the Clostridia bacterium genome containing:
- a CDS encoding saccharopine dehydrogenase family protein translates to MGKALIIGAGGVANVVVHKCCQNPEVFEEICIASRTVEKCEAMKNKLAEGRTKIHTAQLDADNTDMVIELIRSFKPDIVINVALPYQDLSIMDACLATGVHYVDTANYEPPDTPKFEYKWQWAYREKFEKAGITALLGSGFDPGVTGVFCAYAQKHYFDEIHTIDIVDANAGDHGYPFATNFNPEINIREITAKGRYYENGNWIETEPLSVKKVYDLPEIGPKNIYLLYHEELESLAVNIKGIKKIRFWMTFSDNYLNHLRVLENVGMTSIEPVEYEGKQIIPLQFLKAVLPDPASLGPRTKGKTNIGCIIQGIKDGKPKTYYVYNVCVHEECYAEVGSQAISYTTGVPAMIGAMMIMKGIWKKPGVYNVEEFDPDPFMEALNKYGLPWQEDFAPTLLD